A single region of the Pan troglodytes isolate AG18354 chromosome 18, NHGRI_mPanTro3-v2.0_pri, whole genome shotgun sequence genome encodes:
- the BRICD5 gene encoding BRICHOS domain-containing protein 5 isoform X2 — protein sequence MEPASCCAERPKPGPTGVKTKPSCGGWRAVGLLLLLLLLVLAAVGVVAGGLLGSAQGPPKPRLQTLRMTLPSPHMPRPNQTILVDVARNAATITVTPPQSNHSWAVLFDGQSGCICYRPEEHQVCFLRLMEDSDRETLRLLVDTSKVQEAWVPSQDTHHTQELLAVQGSLQVDPAQVGALVQRLCMRTPIYWARRAEGPRRQQLIYLCIDICFPSNICVSVCFYYLPD from the exons ATGGAACCAGCAAGCTGCTGCGCTGAGCGCCCCAAACCTGGGCCTACAGGG GTGAAGACCAAGCCCTCCTGCGGGGGCTGGAGAGCCGTGggcctgctcctgctgctgctgctgctggtgctggCCGCTGTGGGGGTTGTGGCTGGAGGGCTTCTTGGCTCTGCTCAGGGCCCTCCCAAG CCAAGGCTGCAGACGCTGCGAATGACCCTCCCGAGCCCCCACATGCCCCGGCCCAACCAAACCATCCTGGTGGACGTGGCCCGGAACGCGGCGACCATCACAGTGACCCCACCTCAGAGCAACCACAGCTGGGCGGTGCTGTTCGACGGGCAGAGC GGCTGCATCTGTTACCGCCCTGAGGAGCACCAGGTCTGCTTCCTCCGCCTGATGGAGGACAGTGATCGGGAGACCCTGCGGCTGCTGGTGGATACCTCCAAG GTCCAAGAGGCTTGGGTCCCCAGCCAGGACACCCACCACACCCAAGAGCTGCTGGCAGTGCAGGGGAGCCTCCAAGTGGACCCCGCCCAGGTGGGGGCTTTGGTGCAGCGCCTGTGCATGAGGACCCCCATCTACTGGGCCCGGCGAGCAGAGG GGCCCCGGAGACAGCAGCTGATTTATCTCTGCATCGACATCTGCTTCCCGAGCAACATCTGCGTGTCGGTCTGCTTTTATTACCTCCCAGACTGA
- the MLST8 gene encoding target of rapamycin complex subunit LST8 isoform X2 gives MYDLNSNNPNPIISYDGVNKNIASVGFHEDGRWMYTGGEDCTARIWDLRSRNLQCQRIFQVNAPINCVCLHPNQAELIVGDQSGAIHIWDLKTDHNEQLIPEPEVSITSAHIDPDASYMAAVNSTGNCYVWNLTGGIGDEVTQLIPKTKIPAHTRYALQCRFSPDSTLLATCSADQTCKIWRTSNFSLMTELSIKSGNPGESSRGWMWGCAFSGDSQYIVTASSDNLARLWCVETGEIKREYGGHQKAVVCLAFNDSVLG, from the exons ATGTATGATCTCAACTCCAATAACCCTAACCCCATCATCAGCTACGACGGCGTCAACAAGAACATCGCGTCTGTGGGCTTCCACGAAGACGGCCGCTGGATGTACACGGGCGGCGAGGACTGCACAGCCAGGATCTGGGACCTCag GTCCCGGAACCTGCAGTGCCAGCGGATCTTCCAGGTGAACGCACCCATTAACTGCGTGTGCCTGCACCCCAACCAG GCAGAGCTCATCGTGGGTGACCAGAGCGGGGCTATCCACATCTGGGACTTGAAAACAGACCACAACGAGCAGCTGATCCCTGAGCCCGAGGTCTCCATCACGTCCGCCCACATCGATCCCGACGCCAGCTACATGGCAGCTGTCAATAGCACT GGAAACTGCTATGTCTGGAATCTGACGGGGGGCATTGGTGACGAGGTGACCCAGCTCATCCCCAAGACCAAGATCCCTGCCCACACGCGCTACGCCCTGCAGTGTCGCTTCAGCCCCGACTCCAC GCTCCTCGCCACCTGCTCGGCTGATCAGACGTGCAAGATCTGGAGGACGTCCAACTTCTCCCTGATGACGGAGCTGAGCATCAAGAGCGGCAACCCCGGGGAGTCCTCCCGCGGCTGGATGTGGGGCTGCGCCTTCTCGGGGGACTCCCAGTACATCGTCACTG CTTCCTCGGACAACCTGGCCCGGCTCTGGTGTGTGGAGACTGGAGAGATCAAGAGAGAGTATGGCGGCCACCAGAAGGCTGTTGTCTGCCTGGCCTTCAATGACAGTGTGCTGGGCTAG
- the BRICD5 gene encoding BRICHOS domain-containing protein 5 isoform X1, translating to MEPASCCAERPKPGPTGVKTKPSCGGWRAVGLLLLLLLLVLAAVGVVAGGLLGSAQGPPKPRLQTLRMTLPSPHMPRPNQTILVDVARNAATITVTPPQSNHSWAVLFDGQSGCICYRPEEHQVCFLRLMEDSDRETLRLLVDTSKVQEAWVPSQDTHHTQELLAVQGSLQVDPAQVGALVQRLCMRTPIYWARRAEGESGPLWGKARPSGWFEELGAEPLEIHGTLATGPRRQQLIYLCIDICFPSNICVSVCFYYLPD from the exons ATGGAACCAGCAAGCTGCTGCGCTGAGCGCCCCAAACCTGGGCCTACAGGG GTGAAGACCAAGCCCTCCTGCGGGGGCTGGAGAGCCGTGggcctgctcctgctgctgctgctgctggtgctggCCGCTGTGGGGGTTGTGGCTGGAGGGCTTCTTGGCTCTGCTCAGGGCCCTCCCAAG CCAAGGCTGCAGACGCTGCGAATGACCCTCCCGAGCCCCCACATGCCCCGGCCCAACCAAACCATCCTGGTGGACGTGGCCCGGAACGCGGCGACCATCACAGTGACCCCACCTCAGAGCAACCACAGCTGGGCGGTGCTGTTCGACGGGCAGAGC GGCTGCATCTGTTACCGCCCTGAGGAGCACCAGGTCTGCTTCCTCCGCCTGATGGAGGACAGTGATCGGGAGACCCTGCGGCTGCTGGTGGATACCTCCAAG GTCCAAGAGGCTTGGGTCCCCAGCCAGGACACCCACCACACCCAAGAGCTGCTGGCAGTGCAGGGGAGCCTCCAAGTGGACCCCGCCCAGGTGGGGGCTTTGGTGCAGCGCCTGTGCATGAGGACCCCCATCTACTGGGCCCGGCGAGCAGAGGGTGAGTCAGGACCGCTGTGGGGGAAGGCCAGGCCCTCGGGATGGTTTGAGGAGCTGGGGGCGGAGCCCTTGGAGATTCACGGCACCCTCGCCACAGGGCCCCGGAGACAGCAGCTGATTTATCTCTGCATCGACATCTGCTTCCCGAGCAACATCTGCGTGTCGGTCTGCTTTTATTACCTCCCAGACTGA
- the PGP gene encoding glycerol-3-phosphate phosphatase produces MAAAEAGGDDARCVRLSAERAQALLADVDTLLFDCDGVLWRGETAVPGAPEALRALRARGKRLGFITNNSSKTRAAYAEKLRRLGFGGPAGPGASLEVFGTAYCTALYLRQRLASAPAPKAYVLGSPALAAELEAVGVASVGVGPEPLQGEGPGDWLHAPLEPDVRAVVVGFDPHFSYMKLTKALRYLQQPGCLLVGTNMDNRLPLENGRFIAGTGCLVRAVEMAAQRQADIIGKPSRFIFDCVSQEYGINPERTVMVGDRLDTDILLGVTCGLKTILTLTGVSTLGDVKNNQESDCVSKKKMVPDFYVDSIADLLPALQG; encoded by the exons ATGGCGGCGGCGGAGGCCGGTGGCGACGACGCCCGCTGCGTGCGGCTGAGCGCCGAGCGGGCACAGGCGCTGCTGGCCGACGTGGACACGCTGCTGTTCGACTGCGACGGCGTGCTGTGGCGTGGGGAGACTGCCGTGCCTGGCGCGCCCGAGGCCCTGCGGGCGCTGCGAGCCCGCGGCAAGCGCCTGGGCTTCATCACCAACAACAGCAGCAAGACCCGCGCTGCCTACGCCGAGAAGCTGCGGCGCCTGGGCTTCGGCGGCCCCGCGGGGCCCGGCGCCAGCCTGGAGGTCTTCGGCACGGCCTACTGCACCGCGCTCTACCTGCGCCAGCGCCTGGCCAGCGCCCCCGCGCCCAAGGCCTACGTGCTGGGCAGCCCAGCCCTGGCCGCGGAGCTGGAGGCCGTGGGCGTCGCCAGCGTGGGCGTGGGGCCCGAGCCACTGCAGGGCGAGGGTCCCGGCGACTGGCTGCACGCGCCGCTGGAGCCCGACGTGCGCGCGGTGGTGGTGGGCTTTGACCCGCACTTCAGCTACATGAAGCTCACCAAGGCCCTGCGCTACCTGCAGCAGCCCGGCTGCCTGCTCGTGGGCACCAACATGGACAACCGGCTTCCGCTTGAGAACGGCCGCTTCATCGCGG GTACCGGGTGTCTGGTCCGAGCCGTGGAGATGGCCGCCCAGCGCCAGGCGGACATCATCGGGAAGCCCAGCCGCTTCATCTTCGACTGCGTGTCCCAGGAATACGGCATCAACCCCGAGCGCACCGTCATGGTGGGAGACCGCCTGGACACAGACATCCTCCTAGGCGTCACCTGTGGCCTGAAGACCATCCTGACCCTCACCGGAGTCTCCACTCTAGGGGATGTGAAGAATAATCAGGAAAGTGACTGCGTGTCTAAGAAGAAAATGGTCCCTGACTTCTATGTTGACAGCATAGCCGACCTTTTGCCTGCCCTTCAAGGTTAA
- the MLST8 gene encoding target of rapamycin complex subunit LST8 isoform X1, with protein MNTSPGTVGSDPVILATAGYDHTVRFWQAHSGICTRTVQHQDSQVNALEITPDRSMIAAAGYQHIRMYDLNSNNPNPIISYDGVNKNIASVGFHEDGRWMYTGGEDCTARIWDLRSRNLQCQRIFQVNAPINCVCLHPNQAELIVGDQSGAIHIWDLKTDHNEQLIPEPEVSITSAHIDPDASYMAAVNSTGNCYVWNLTGGIGDEVTQLIPKTKIPAHTRYALQCRFSPDSTLLATCSADQTCKIWRTSNFSLMTELSIKSGNPGESSRGWMWGCAFSGDSQYIVTASSDNLARLWCVETGEIKREYGGHQKAVVCLAFNDSVLG; from the exons ATGAACACCTCCCCAGGCACGGTGGGCAGTGACCCGGTCATCCTGGCCACTGCAGGCTACGACCACACCGTGCGCTTCTGGCAGGCCCACAGCGGCATCTGCACCCGGACGGTGCAGCACCAGGACTCC CAGGTGAATGCCTTGGAGATCACACCGGACCGCAGCATGATTGCTGCTGCAG GTTACCAGCACATCCGCATGTATGATCTCAACTCCAATAACCCTAACCCCATCATCAGCTACGACGGCGTCAACAAGAACATCGCGTCTGTGGGCTTCCACGAAGACGGCCGCTGGATGTACACGGGCGGCGAGGACTGCACAGCCAGGATCTGGGACCTCag GTCCCGGAACCTGCAGTGCCAGCGGATCTTCCAGGTGAACGCACCCATTAACTGCGTGTGCCTGCACCCCAACCAG GCAGAGCTCATCGTGGGTGACCAGAGCGGGGCTATCCACATCTGGGACTTGAAAACAGACCACAACGAGCAGCTGATCCCTGAGCCCGAGGTCTCCATCACGTCCGCCCACATCGATCCCGACGCCAGCTACATGGCAGCTGTCAATAGCACT GGAAACTGCTATGTCTGGAATCTGACGGGGGGCATTGGTGACGAGGTGACCCAGCTCATCCCCAAGACCAAGATCCCTGCCCACACGCGCTACGCCCTGCAGTGTCGCTTCAGCCCCGACTCCAC GCTCCTCGCCACCTGCTCGGCTGATCAGACGTGCAAGATCTGGAGGACGTCCAACTTCTCCCTGATGACGGAGCTGAGCATCAAGAGCGGCAACCCCGGGGAGTCCTCCCGCGGCTGGATGTGGGGCTGCGCCTTCTCGGGGGACTCCCAGTACATCGTCACTG CTTCCTCGGACAACCTGGCCCGGCTCTGGTGTGTGGAGACTGGAGAGATCAAGAGAGAGTATGGCGGCCACCAGAAGGCTGTTGTCTGCCTGGCCTTCAATGACAGTGTGCTGGGCTAG